The following are from one region of the Nicotiana tomentosiformis chromosome 7, ASM39032v3, whole genome shotgun sequence genome:
- the LOC138896020 gene encoding uncharacterized protein translates to MTMMELIDIRRAINLPSLMIQHMARIADTSTPKHAMPYCFMLTGLFDKLNIPLPEPKFGNHNDVLDVLPSRSVAVRRSRLGDQQVLLFYIAAELTKMFELALEVNAKLREDNDELRKETRQLREELRRDREAQAQQIATLATAVHREACSRSRVELRRYEADLRRVTEERNALRLFFGQREEKIKDLRAELAKAHQDQTDLIEQVKIILKTHGLDTGMVANILISQLQQKLEVIGKLCEEVDVIKAESLEWKEGMDRLAAEKEDARAQLLSAEGQLQGLKEKCLVQARKIEDLEARLASELVKAEKTKADADAFVDIYRADAEAAQVQAREAAETAKTRAYWVAELAKCQSQRETTLEEIHVRGFDLTEEIKRAKELETDVGALASDDDDNDDDDGSKSGSESGEDPDGEETAPGDN, encoded by the exons ATGACTATGATGGAACTAATTGATATTCGTAGAGCTATCAATCTCCCTAGCTTGATGATTCAGCACATGGCAAGGATTGCAGACACTTCCACGCCTAAGCATGCTATGCCTTATTGCTTCATGTTAACTGGGTTGTTTGACAAGCTCAATATTCCCTTGCCTGAGCCTAAGTTTGGAAACCACAATGATGTTCTGGATGTTTTACCCTCAAGAAGTGTGGCTGTGAGGAGATCAAGGCTAGGGGACCAACAGGTTCTGCTATTCTACATAGCAGCAGAGCTCACTAAAATGTTTGAGCTAGCTCTTGAGGTGAATGCCAAGCTTCGAGAAGACAATGATGAGTTGAGAAAAGAAACAAGACAGCTTAGGGAGGAGCTCAGAAGGGACAGAGAGGCTCAAGCCCAACAGATTGCTACCCTT gccacagcggttcatcgagaagcatgttctcggtctcgagtTGAGCTACGTCGGTACGAGGCCGACCTCCGACGagtcacggaggagaggaacgcccTTAGACTCTTCTTCGGGCAAAGGGAAGAGaaaatcaaggacctccgagctgagttggccaaggctcaccaagatcagaccgatctgatcgagcaggtaaaaataatattaaaaacccATGGGCTCGATACTGGAATGGTGGCTAATATtttgatctcacagctgcagcagaagcttgaggtgatCGGGAAGCTCTGTGAGGAGGTTGATGTGATAAAGGCGGAGTCTTtggagtggaaagaaggtatggaccgccttgctgcagaaaaagaggatgctcgagcccaattattatCAGCTGAAGGTCAACTTCAAGGCTTGAAGGAGAAATGCTTGGTTCaagcaaggaaaatagaggatctcgaggctcggttggcttctgaACTCGTCAAGGCCGAAAAAACAAAGGCCGATGCAGATGCATTTGTGGACATTTATCGAGCCGACGCTGAAGCCGCTCAGGTGCAAGCGAGAGAGGCTGCCGAGACCGCtaaaactcgagcatattgggttgctgaactcgccaaatgccaatctcagaGGGAAACCACCCTTGAGGAGATCCATGTTCGAGGCTTTgatcttaccgaagagataaaaagggctaaagagcttGAAACCGATGTTGGAGCCTTAGcctccgatgatgatgataacgatgatgatgatgggagcaagagcgggtcTGAGAGTGGGGAGGatcccgatggagaagagactgcccccggAGATAATTAG
- the LOC104090987 gene encoding uncharacterized protein isoform X1, producing MNRSFRDSMISGKNFPISSQHRRGLSLNGASREKPDDNLDLFSKSRRSISVASSDESDAVSVKLGRLSIGSVKQVKSGLEDLMASTEGDKHDYDWLLTPPGTPLVPSSDGSESKPASVAPRGSSLGRSASTTKASRLSVSHSESNTPARPTRSNSVTRPSISSSQYSSYSNKSGSILNTSSASVSSYIRPSTPTSRSSSSARPSTPTSRATVSRPSTPSRVRQAPSTPSRPTQSSRPSTPTSRAQIPANLSTPAARSTSRPSTPTRRNITPSLSPASRSSTPAGRSVTNGRPAASVSRPSSPSPQVRRPSQPIVPPDFSLETPPNLRTTLPDRPLSAGRSRPNPSVTTKANAESPSVANPRRQSSPIVSRGRLTEPSGRGRVLGGGQLNDISDSRRASHVSELSTRKPVKTATDSTGLGRTISRKSLDVAIRHMDIRNGLNGVRPLSGSTLFPHSIRSTNGKNQPSHGSTAPSSTNENASYHYNGNLPENGNYLNRSSENGSEEGRSQYSAKLTDVDIYESSRYDALLLKEDLKNTNWLHSIDDKSDQETLFDNGFESLPEPFSPLQHL from the exons ATGAATCGGAGCTTCAGAGATTCAATGATCAGCGGGAAGAATTTTCCTATATCGTCACAGCACCGGCGAGGTCTTAGTCTTAACGGAGCTTCTAGAGAGAAGCCTGATGATAACTTGGATCTTTTCTCCAAAAGTCGCCGCAGTATCTCCGTTGCATCCTCCGACGAATCCGATG CAGTTTCGGTTAAACTGGGGAGGCTTTCAATTGGATCAGTTAAGCAAGTAAAGAGTGGATTAGAGGATCTGATGGCATCTACCGAGGGAGATAAGCATGATTACGATTG GCTCCTCACTCCTCCAGGAACTCCCCTTGTTCCTTCATCAGATGGAAGTGAATCAAAACCAGCTTCAGTGGCTCCAAGAGGCAGCTCATTGGGCAGATCTGCCTCCACTACTAAGGCCTCAAGG CTTTCAGTGTCTCATTCAGAGAGCAATACTCCTGCAAGACCAACTCGGAGTAATTCTGTGACTCGACCTTCCATTTCTAGCTCTCAGTACAGTAGTTACTCAAATAAATCAGGCTCTATTCTAAACACAAGCTCTGCATCAGTCTCCTCCTATATTAGACCATCTACGCCGACAAGCCGTTCTTCTTCTTCAGCCAGGCCTTCCACCCCGACTTCCCGTGCAACTGTGTCCAGACCTTCAACTCCTTCTAGAGTCCGCCAAGCCCCAAGTACTCCTTCTAGGCCAACCCAAAGCTCAAGACCTTCTACTCCAACTTCCCGGGCCCAAATACCAGCAAACTTGAGTACCCCTGCTGCTCGGTCTACTTCAAGGCCTTCAACACCTACTCGTCGGAACATAACACCTTCATTGTCTCCAGCATCTAGATCATCAACTCCAGCAGGGCGCTCTGTCACCAATGGACGACCTGCAGCTTCTGTTTCTCGTCCAAGCTCCCCTAGTCCCCAAGTTCGTCGACCATCACAACCAATAGTTCCCCCAGATTTTTCACTTGAAACGCCTCCAAACCTACGCACAACTCTGCCAGACAGGCCTCTGTCTGCTGGTAGGTCCAGGCCAAATCCTTCTGTCACTACCAAGGCAAATGCAGAAAGCCCAAGTGTGGCAAATCCTCGGAGACAGTCATCGCCCATTGTTAGCAGGGGAAGACTAACAGAACCCTCTGGTAGAGGACGAGTGCTTGGCGGAGGGCAACTTAATGATATTTCTGATTCCCGCAGGGCTTCACATGTCTCAGAATTGTCTACAAGGAAGCCTGTAAAGACTGCTACTGACAGCACGGGACTTGGAAGGACAATTTCTAGGAAATCTCTTGATGTGGCAATCAGGCATATG GATATTAGAAATGGCCTTAATGGTGTTCGTCCACTTTCTGGCTCAACCCTCTTTCCTCATAGTATTCGCTCCACAAATGGGAAAAACCAGCCTTCTCATGGTTCGACTGCCCCATCCTCTACCAATGAGAATGCATCTTACCACTACAATGGTAATCTTCCTGAGAATGGAAATTACCTTAACAGGTCATCTGAGAATGGGAGTGAAGAGGGCAGATCTCAATATTCAGCAAAATTGACAGACGTTGATATTTATGAGAGTTCTCGTTACGATGCGCTTCTGCTGAAAGAGGATTTGAAGAACACAAATTGGCTGCACAGCATCGATGACAAGTCGGATCAAGAAACGTTATTTGACAACGGATTTGAGTCGCTACCTGAACCTTTTAGCCCTTTGCAGCATTTGTGA
- the LOC104090987 gene encoding uncharacterized serine-rich protein C215.13 isoform X2, translating into MNRSFRDSMISGKNFPISSQHRRGLSLNGASREKPDDNLDLFSKSRRSISVASSDESDVSVKLGRLSIGSVKQVKSGLEDLMASTEGDKHDYDWLLTPPGTPLVPSSDGSESKPASVAPRGSSLGRSASTTKASRLSVSHSESNTPARPTRSNSVTRPSISSSQYSSYSNKSGSILNTSSASVSSYIRPSTPTSRSSSSARPSTPTSRATVSRPSTPSRVRQAPSTPSRPTQSSRPSTPTSRAQIPANLSTPAARSTSRPSTPTRRNITPSLSPASRSSTPAGRSVTNGRPAASVSRPSSPSPQVRRPSQPIVPPDFSLETPPNLRTTLPDRPLSAGRSRPNPSVTTKANAESPSVANPRRQSSPIVSRGRLTEPSGRGRVLGGGQLNDISDSRRASHVSELSTRKPVKTATDSTGLGRTISRKSLDVAIRHMDIRNGLNGVRPLSGSTLFPHSIRSTNGKNQPSHGSTAPSSTNENASYHYNGNLPENGNYLNRSSENGSEEGRSQYSAKLTDVDIYESSRYDALLLKEDLKNTNWLHSIDDKSDQETLFDNGFESLPEPFSPLQHL; encoded by the exons ATGAATCGGAGCTTCAGAGATTCAATGATCAGCGGGAAGAATTTTCCTATATCGTCACAGCACCGGCGAGGTCTTAGTCTTAACGGAGCTTCTAGAGAGAAGCCTGATGATAACTTGGATCTTTTCTCCAAAAGTCGCCGCAGTATCTCCGTTGCATCCTCCGACGAATCCGATG TTTCGGTTAAACTGGGGAGGCTTTCAATTGGATCAGTTAAGCAAGTAAAGAGTGGATTAGAGGATCTGATGGCATCTACCGAGGGAGATAAGCATGATTACGATTG GCTCCTCACTCCTCCAGGAACTCCCCTTGTTCCTTCATCAGATGGAAGTGAATCAAAACCAGCTTCAGTGGCTCCAAGAGGCAGCTCATTGGGCAGATCTGCCTCCACTACTAAGGCCTCAAGG CTTTCAGTGTCTCATTCAGAGAGCAATACTCCTGCAAGACCAACTCGGAGTAATTCTGTGACTCGACCTTCCATTTCTAGCTCTCAGTACAGTAGTTACTCAAATAAATCAGGCTCTATTCTAAACACAAGCTCTGCATCAGTCTCCTCCTATATTAGACCATCTACGCCGACAAGCCGTTCTTCTTCTTCAGCCAGGCCTTCCACCCCGACTTCCCGTGCAACTGTGTCCAGACCTTCAACTCCTTCTAGAGTCCGCCAAGCCCCAAGTACTCCTTCTAGGCCAACCCAAAGCTCAAGACCTTCTACTCCAACTTCCCGGGCCCAAATACCAGCAAACTTGAGTACCCCTGCTGCTCGGTCTACTTCAAGGCCTTCAACACCTACTCGTCGGAACATAACACCTTCATTGTCTCCAGCATCTAGATCATCAACTCCAGCAGGGCGCTCTGTCACCAATGGACGACCTGCAGCTTCTGTTTCTCGTCCAAGCTCCCCTAGTCCCCAAGTTCGTCGACCATCACAACCAATAGTTCCCCCAGATTTTTCACTTGAAACGCCTCCAAACCTACGCACAACTCTGCCAGACAGGCCTCTGTCTGCTGGTAGGTCCAGGCCAAATCCTTCTGTCACTACCAAGGCAAATGCAGAAAGCCCAAGTGTGGCAAATCCTCGGAGACAGTCATCGCCCATTGTTAGCAGGGGAAGACTAACAGAACCCTCTGGTAGAGGACGAGTGCTTGGCGGAGGGCAACTTAATGATATTTCTGATTCCCGCAGGGCTTCACATGTCTCAGAATTGTCTACAAGGAAGCCTGTAAAGACTGCTACTGACAGCACGGGACTTGGAAGGACAATTTCTAGGAAATCTCTTGATGTGGCAATCAGGCATATG GATATTAGAAATGGCCTTAATGGTGTTCGTCCACTTTCTGGCTCAACCCTCTTTCCTCATAGTATTCGCTCCACAAATGGGAAAAACCAGCCTTCTCATGGTTCGACTGCCCCATCCTCTACCAATGAGAATGCATCTTACCACTACAATGGTAATCTTCCTGAGAATGGAAATTACCTTAACAGGTCATCTGAGAATGGGAGTGAAGAGGGCAGATCTCAATATTCAGCAAAATTGACAGACGTTGATATTTATGAGAGTTCTCGTTACGATGCGCTTCTGCTGAAAGAGGATTTGAAGAACACAAATTGGCTGCACAGCATCGATGACAAGTCGGATCAAGAAACGTTATTTGACAACGGATTTGAGTCGCTACCTGAACCTTTTAGCCCTTTGCAGCATTTGTGA